The genomic stretch TCCCTGGCAAAACCTTTGAAACAATCTTTGGAGCAAAAACTTCATAATCCGGAGATGCTGCAATTTTCGGAAGGACAAGATCCGGTAGATTTCCTTCTCCGGCAACCTTCACTACAACATTCAGAGGCTTTTTAGCCTCAGGCTTTTCTTTAGTAGTATTGTAAACACTTACATTAAAATTCCCAACTGCATTTTTAAATCCATCAGGTGCACCTTCCGGAAGTTTTCTTACATTAAGTTTTATCTTATTGGAAACAATTTTATTTTTATTTGAATAGGTATTGACAGAAGCCGATACTCCAGGAACTTCAACATATCCGGCCTCATTTGGGAATACCATAAACATCGCTAATATCTGCGAAGCCATATTTCCGTTATCAGACGGGTCAATCTCTGATTTGTTAAAATTGATAGCATGTACGTTAATATTATCCTGCTGCGGAAGGCGGATATTCTTTACCTTTCTAAGGTTATCCATATTCCTGGAATATACTTTCAGAACAGCAATCGTAGGCTGATCCTGATATACATCCCTGTCTTCAATCTCCATATTCAGATATACTTCATTGGAAGTATTACTGGCCAGAGGTTTCTTTTCAACGATATCACGGATATTAACGTCGAAAGGTTCAGTTTTATAGATTTTATTATTTACGGTAACCAGTACAGATCCGATTTTTATCTTTCCTTTCTTTTTAGGTTCAAGAGCAATTCTGGATACTTTTTGGGTAATAAGTGTGTTGGTTGCAGGATCAATGACAGTGTTCGTTACTGATCCGCTGCCGATAATATTGAATTTTGAAAGGTCCGGAAGTTGAAAACCAGTCTGTTGAACAAGGTCACTTCCATTAAGCTCAAGAACAACCGTAAGGTTTACAATATCCTTCCCACCATATTCGGTTTTATCTGCGTCAAGAGAAAGATTTACCTGTCCGTAAGTAATTACGGATGCTAAAGTAAGCAATATGTAAATCAATTTATCTTTCATCACCAATCTTTCTCGTTGCTTTCAGGCATCGAATAAGAATTTTTATTTAAAATTCTTCTGGCGGTTTCTTTTTCTTTTTCGTTGATTTTATCTAAGAGCTGATTTTCAAGATTTTTTGGCATTCTGCCCTCATTATTCTGATTTTGCTGAGGGTCACCCTGATCGCTTTTACCTTCATTTTGCTGGCCATTTCCCTGGTCCTGCCTTTGGTCTTTTTTATCACCTTTCTGATCTTCACCTTTGTTTTGGTCGTTACCGCTACCGCCTCCTTTACCGGATTTATTCTGCTCGCTTTGGTTTTGCTGCTTTTCCTTTTCTTTTAGTTTGGCAATCTCGTAATTCTTACGGGTAGCCTCACTGTAAGGATTTTGTTTGAGCGATTTT from Chryseobacterium indologenes encodes the following:
- a CDS encoding BatD family protein, coding for MKDKLIYILLTLASVITYGQVNLSLDADKTEYGGKDIVNLTVVLELNGSDLVQQTGFQLPDLSKFNIIGSGSVTNTVIDPATNTLITQKVSRIALEPKKKGKIKIGSVLVTVNNKIYKTEPFDVNIRDIVEKKPLASNTSNEVYLNMEIEDRDVYQDQPTIAVLKVYSRNMDNLRKVKNIRLPQQDNINVHAINFNKSEIDPSDNGNMASQILAMFMVFPNEAGYVEVPGVSASVNTYSNKNKIVSNKIKLNVRKLPEGAPDGFKNAVGNFNVSVYNTTKEKPEAKKPLNVVVKVAGEGNLPDLVLPKIAASPDYEVFAPKIVSKVLPGKTGMKGEIFANYVVIPNKSGAISIKTEQFAFFNPENREYVEVGQKLLAVHAFSHDQVMESRSTVEKVNEYTNNLLETVDTPVLKTTSFKVKEKSKFHWSILLTNIGILLGLFVVYLLFKTWQKKRALVRETVSQKPLGSVAETEKEIRELLKTDINDYFGYLENLKDNGEYEKFFITLDELDQEVRNQYFQGSVAEFKTFLEKHKGSSIAEQYGRLQQKIQMEKYSPVKSQDGIEELLKTIVNLYSQISK
- a CDS encoding tetratricopeptide repeat protein — its product is MNTKTIFLSFIVAFSFSGFLFGQENYRTLVHEGNQKFDGKDYDGASSKYMEAVKSNDKDFTAHYNMGNALYKNKKYEEAKAEFEKAEQLSQTLPDKAAALHNLGNTYMQMNQPEKAADYFKKSLKQNPYSEATRKNYEIAKLKEKEKQQNQSEQNKSGKGGGSGNDQNKGEDQKGDKKDQRQDQGNGQQNEGKSDQGDPQQNQNNEGRMPKNLENQLLDKINEKEKETARRILNKNSYSMPESNEKDW